The sequence CACTTTCAGCTTCAGAACGGACATCAGCAAATCCATCAATTTGTCCGAGTCTCCATTCAACTTGTTCGGCTAATTCTTCCAGTACATCCATGGATTCACCCTGAACAAACACCCGAACCTGCTCAGCGCTGTTTCGGCTTACGAACTCAAAGCCCGGCTGACCAATAGCTATCTTGGGGAGATCTTTTTCGATCTCTTCCTTAATCAGAGTAACTGCTTTTTTAGCATCGTCTTCATCAATCAGGTTAATGGTGGATTGGGCATATTCCGGCTGGTAATAAGTGTAGACAGATTCGATTTCAAACTTATCCTGATTCTCGTACAGATAGTCTTCAATACGATCTACGGATTCTTTAACGCGCTCAAGAGTATAATTGGCATTCAGGTTGTACTGAAGGTTTAGTTGGCGCTCCTCAACCCGTGGAAACATATCCACGCTCATGAAAGACATAGGAATTATTCCGCTTAAAAATAGTAGCACTATAAAAGCCACAGATATCTTTCTGCGCTCCAGCAGCCAGCCAAGAAGAGCAGAATATTTCACGGATAATTTATCAATAATCGTTTTTTTCTTCGATTTCTTGGGCGGGTTAATTTTGGTAGCTAAAAGGGGTATTACAGTCAACGAAATTACCAAGGAAGCAATCAGTGCTATGATAATTGCCATTCCGATATAGTACATATGCTGAGAAATAAAGCTTTCATTCACCACATTGGGAAGAAATACAATGATTGATGTAAGCGTACCGGCTGTAACCGCAATCGATACCTCTTTAGTACCTAATATGGCTGAGTCTTTAGCACTTTTTCCATTCCTTTGAAAACGGTGGATATTCTCTGTCACAACAACAGCATTATCTACAAGCATACCGATGGCTAACATAAGTCCCATCATTGAAAGGATATTCAAGGAGATATCGAGGAAGTAGAAAAAACCCAGTGTTACAATGAGTGAAAACGGAACGGCAGTAGCAACAATCAGAGTAGTGCCCAACTGGCGCAAGAAAATGTATAGGACAAGAATAGAGAAAAGAGCACCAATCATGCCGGAGTTAAACAACTCTTTAAGGGAACTTAAGATCCCATCAGCCTGATTAAACATCTCATAAATTTCGATACCCCGCATTTCGGGTAACTTGTTGATTTCGTCAATCTCTGCTAAAACTTCATCAACAACCTGAACGGTGTTCGCGGTTGATTCTTTGGTGATATCAAGGCCAATGGCATATTTGCGATCCAAATGCCGGGCATAATTTCGTTCCGGAGAGGTGTATTTAACTTGTGCAATGTCTTTAACCCGGATATTATTTTCAGCAATAATAATGTTTCCGATATCATCAGAACCGTTAAGATTACCTACCGGCCGAACCATGTATCTAAGCCCTGAGTCAGTAATCTTACCCGCTGAAATAGAGAAGTTTGCCTGACGAAGGGTAGTGCTCAATCTGTTTAGATCAATGTTGTATTGGGTAAGTCGGTCAGGATCTAATTCAATACGAATTTCTTTCTTCTCAACACCATACAACGTTACTTGTCCCACCCCGGGAATGCGTTCAATACGTTTTTTTAAGTTTCTATTGAGGAGGTCAAAGGCATCCGACAAATCCCGCTCACTGGATATCCGAAGCTGTAGGGTAGGAGCATCCCCATCCTGAAATTTATTGATGGTATAATATTCGAAGTCATCAGGAAGTTGATTTCGAATACTCTCAATCTTTTCCTTTATCTCGATAGCCTTCAGGTCAATATCATTTCCCTGTTTGAAGATGACCACAACACCAGCGTTATCTTCACCGGAGTTGGAGTTAATTCTTTCCACTCCACTGATCGTCGCCAATACTTCCTCTATGGGTCGGGCTATGTTTTCATTAACTTCAGTAGGGGTAGAATTTGGATAAGGGAGCTGCACAAAAGCACCCGGAAAGGTGATGTTTGGCATAAACTCTAAGGGAACCAGTCGTGTGGCAATCAACCCAACAACCAAAAGGCTTACAAAGACCATAATGGTTGTTACCGGGCGACGAATGGAGATATCGGTAATGTGCATGGACATAGCTTAAGCCGTTTCAGTTTCGGTTGTCACAGTATAGTTCTTACGATCAAGGAGATCGTACATCACCGGAATAACAACTAATGTGAGGAGGGTTGAGAATAACAGACCGCCAATAACTGTAATACCCATTGGGGCACGTAATTCGGCTCCATCACCAAAGCCAATGGCAAGAGGGAGGAGGCCAAGCGTGGTCGTCATGGTTGTCATCAAGATTGGTCGCAAACGTGATTTTCCGCCTTCCTTAATGGCTTCAAGTTTCTCGGTGCCTTTCATGCGCATTTGGTTAATCAGGTCAATTAAGACGATAGCGTTGTTTACTACAATACCAGCCAGTAAAATCAGCCCAATAAATACGACTACACTGATGGTAGTACTGGTTATATATAGCGCGAGGATTGCACCAACCAATGCAAGCGGTATAGTAAATAGGATAATAAAAGGGTGAAGCAGCGACTCAAACTGTGAGGCCATCACCAAGTAAACAAGAAATACGGCTAATGAAAGTGCAAAAATGAGGGACTGAAATGATTCAGACATTTCCTCATTCTGTCCGCCAATTTCAGCAAAAATACCTGTTGGCAGAGTGACTTCAGATAAAGCGACATTCACGTCTTCAGCGGCTTCCCCTAAATCACCATAATTTAGGTTTGCGGATACAATGGCTACACGCTGTTGTGCAACTCTGCGAATTTCACCGGGACCGTTAGCGATTTGGACATCTGCAATAGCGCTCAACGGAATAGGTCGTTCGCTGTTGGGATTAACAATCAATCGCTGAATCTCATCAATAGAGGCGCGGTCGGTTTCACGGGCTCGTACAAGCACATCAATTTTGCGATCTCTCCATGAATATCGGGTAGCTACATCTCCACGGACATTGCTGACAATTCGGTCGGCCACTTCATGGACCTGAAGTCCTAATGCAGCTGCACGGTCGCGATCAAACAGAATTTGAATTTCCGGGCTCCCGTTTTCCATAGTGCTTTTCACATCTGCAAAACGGTTGTTTTCGGAAAGTTTTCGGGCGACAGCATCACCAGCTAATTTCAATTTGTCCAGATCAAAGCCACTGATTTCAATTTCAACAGGTGTTTTGAAGGAAAAGAGGGAAGGTCTGGAAAACTTGTATTGTAATCCCGGTACCTGTTGCAGGGATGATCTCATCTGATCCATGGCTCTTTCCTCTTCGAGTGAGGATGAACCTGAAGCAAGCGTAACACTTAATTCACCCCAATTTTCACCACCTTGTTCAGGGTTGGCATCCATTTGGTTACCGGTTCCGGCAACTGCAAAAGTAGTTTGTACATTTTGCAAGCTTTTGGAATTATTCTGAACAGAGCGCAAAGCCTTATCTGTTTCTTCGATAGGAGTACCTGGAGGAAGTTTGAATTCCACCGCAAATTCGCCTTGAGATAGTTGAGGGATTAATTCTATACCAATCTGTGGAACCAATGCAATGGAACCTGCGAACATCAATAAAGCAGTAGTAAGCACGATAAATCTATTATTTAATGACCATCGAAGCATGCCTGAATACATTTTCTCAATAGCCTGATAGGACTTATCAAAAACCCATACAAACGGGGAGAATAGTGCTTTGGTGATTTTACCAATCCATCTAAAAAGGAATCTTAACCCACGTGTAATTAAAGTTGGGATGGTGTAGAATAAAAACATGCGAACGGCGCGCAAACCACGCCCCGCTTTAGTTTTAGGTTCTTTAAGATCCAAAGGCTGAGCCTCTGATTTTTTACCACCAATAGAAGACAACATCGGAATTAAAGTGATGGCTACAATCAGAGAAGCAAGTAATGAAAAAGTTACCGTGAGGGCCTGGTCACGGAATAATTGTCCGGCAATTCCCTGAACGAAAACCAATGGAAAGAACACAGCAATAGTCGTAAGGGTAGAAGCGATAACAGCCATACCAACTTCACCGGCTCCTTCACGGGCCGATTCTACAATTCCTTTCCCCATCTCCCGATGTCGGGCGATATTTTCGAGTACAACAATGGAGTTATCCACCAGCATACCAATACCTAGGGCAATCCCTCCCAAAGACATAATGTTTAAGGAAATGTCATTGCCGTACATGAGGTTGAAAGTGGCAATAATTGAAACCGGAATAGAGACCGAAATGATAACGGTAGTCCAGAAATTTCGAAGGAAGAGATAAAGCACAATCACAGCTAAGATACCGCCAATGATTCCCGCATTTTTCACCTCATCTACAGCAGAAGCTATAAAAACTGATTGGTCATATACTTTCTCCAGCTTCATTTCATTGGGAAGGGCACCTTTTATTTGAGAAACCCGGGCATTTATAGCGTCAGCAGTTGCTACAGTATTGGCATCACCTTCCTTGTAGATTGCAATTTCAACCGCTTCAGAACCATTGAGGCGGGTAATAGCTTCACGTTCTTTATAAGCCTGTACAACTTCAGCTACATCTTTGAGATAGATCGTATTTTCAGGAGTAGCAGACACTACTACATTCCTGATTTGATCTA comes from Balneola sp. and encodes:
- a CDS encoding acriflavin resistance protein, producing the protein MKIIDLSIRRKVTIAMFTVGILLFGMVSLSRLNVNLLPELSYPTLTIRTEFEGAAPVEVENLITKPVEEAVGVVKGVQQVRSISRASQSDVVLEFAWGTDMNIANLDVMAKLDAVQLPLDADKPVTLRFDPTLDPIMRYALYYSEEEPESTSNEADVDYASYQDLESPDAISRLKGLRVLADEQLKKNLESALGVASVKISGGLEEEIQVNIDQQRLSYLNIPIESVTQILGAENVNLSGGRLEEGAQQYLVRTLNEFKTVDQIRNVVVSATPENTIYLKDVAEVVQAYKEREAITRLNGSEAVEIAIYKEGDANTVATADAINARVSQIKGALPNEMKLEKVYDQSVFIASAVDEVKNAGIIGGILAVIVLYLFLRNFWTTVIISVSIPVSIIATFNLMYGNDISLNIMSLGGIALGIGMLVDNSIVVLENIARHREMGKGIVESAREGAGEVGMAVIASTLTTIAVFFPLVFVQGIAGQLFRDQALTVTFSLLASLIVAITLIPMLSSIGGKKSEAQPLDLKEPKTKAGRGLRAVRMFLFYTIPTLITRGLRFLFRWIGKITKALFSPFVWVFDKSYQAIEKMYSGMLRWSLNNRFIVLTTALLMFAGSIALVPQIGIELIPQLSQGEFAVEFKLPPGTPIEETDKALRSVQNNSKSLQNVQTTFAVAGTGNQMDANPEQGGENWGELSVTLASGSSSLEEERAMDQMRSSLQQVPGLQYKFSRPSLFSFKTPVEIEISGFDLDKLKLAGDAVARKLSENNRFADVKSTMENGSPEIQILFDRDRAAALGLQVHEVADRIVSNVRGDVATRYSWRDRKIDVLVRARETDRASIDEIQRLIVNPNSERPIPLSAIADVQIANGPGEIRRVAQQRVAIVSANLNYGDLGEAAEDVNVALSEVTLPTGIFAEIGGQNEEMSESFQSLIFALSLAVFLVYLVMASQFESLLHPFIILFTIPLALVGAILALYITSTTISVVVFIGLILLAGIVVNNAIVLIDLINQMRMKGTEKLEAIKEGGKSRLRPILMTTMTTTLGLLPLAIGFGDGAELRAPMGITVIGGLLFSTLLTLVVIPVMYDLLDRKNYTVTTETETA